TGGGAAGAGTGTCAAAAAAGAATGAACTGATTCATAAAGCTAAGGAAATGGCATTAGGTTTTCAGACGGCTTGCAAACACAGTAATGGACGTGATTGGTGGATCATTGCTTGGGAAAGATATCAACCAAAATATCATGTTTTTCTTTTGGATGAAACAGGAATAAAATATTATCATACTAAAATTACCGGACCGGCGGGCCCCGACTCTGCCGGACAAGCTACTTTCAGCCCGGATGGCAAATATCATATATGGTATGATCTGAATTCCGGTGTGTATATTTATGACTTTGACAGGAATACAGGAGAGCTGAGTAATCCCAGAAGCATGGTAATCAATGAACCTTATGAGTATGGCAGAGGTGGGGTTTCCTTCTCTCCCAACAGTCGCTTCGCTTATCTTTCATCACAGAATAGCCTGTATCAGTTGGATATGGAGGAGTCGGATATCCGACAAGGTATGGTGTTGATTGATACGATAGATTATATTACACGATTGGGAATAAGGTTGGATTTTACATACAGTATGCTGGCACCGGATTGCAGGATTTATATCAGCACCGGATTTGCATGGTATTTTATGCATATTATTCACCATCCGGATGAAAAAGGTTTGGCATGTGGGCTCGAAAAAAGAGCACTTACATTCCCGTTCCCCAACAGTAACAGCGCAATCCCCAATATGGTCCATTACCGCATGGATGAAACATCTGTTTGTGATCCGACATTAGTCTCTGTATTTCCGCAAGAGTGGTACAACCATAAAATCACCGTTTACCCTAATCCTGCTTCTGACTTTATACATATCCATACACCGAAGTCAGGCAGGATAATGATCTCATCCATTTCAGGAAATGTCCGGATCGAAACACCTTCCACAGCGGGTGAGACATCGATCAACATCGCAGATTTGCCATCGGGAATCTATTTCATGCAGTATATGTCAACAGATGGTAACAGATTCAGCACAAAATTTATAAAAATATGACTGTCTGTGTAAAGTAATGAATCAGACTTGCTAACATTCGAAAGAATGCCCAATCCCGTCAGCGAATATGAATTTAAATGGATCGGGGTGAGAGGGTAAGTGTTGATTTATTTTTCACTTCCATACTCTGTGGGTTCAGCTTCTGATATGACCAAGGGAATGACTTGTTTTATCCCCTTTTGCTGATCTGCGCTCAGTTCACTGAAACTTTTCTTATACTGGTTCCATGACATTTCATCCCATAACTCATGATATGCCGCTATGAGTTCATTATAAACCTGAATATAAGTCTGATAGGAAGTACCTCGGTCGTTTCGGAGTGAAATAATGGCTTGTTTCGGGTTTTCAGACATTTTCGGATCATGGACAGGGTTCTGAATAAATAATTTGACATTTTCTCTGAGCTCTGTTATATTCATGGAAGCTCCTCTTACCATCAGATGATTTTCAGCATTGACCAATACTCCAAATATATTTCTCTCCCTGACCGGCATTGGCGGTGGCGGGTCATTGGTAAATTCAGGCAATCGGACAAGTAATCCTTTATCTTCGTTGATGGTAGTTGCTACCAGAAAAAATATCAGTAATAGAAAGGCGATGTCTGCCATAGATCCTGCTGTAATTTCTTTGTGGGTGTTGCGTATTGTTTTCATTTTTGTTTGTTTAAATAAAGATTATTAAGGTCATTTTGAGAATAAACTTGCATTCACTTTAATTTTATCTTAACGCTTAATATTTTGCTTTTCCTTTCTTTTGTCTTGATACAAAAGAAACAAAAAATCAAGCCCGCCTGCTCCCGATGCGGGCAGGGCTGTTTCATTTTTTTAACGCTAAAAACTTAATAAAATAGCTAAACCTAAAAAACCTGCCCGACTCCGTAGGCAGGCGGGCTCGCCCTTGTGCTTTGATATTTTTTTTAACATTGTCAATTACCAAATTTTGTTCGTTAGATTTACTTTTATTTTGGCTCAAACAGTTTTATGTTTTTAACGCTATTTTATCAAGTTTCGCTAAAAATGAAAAGGCCGGAAGCTAAAATTAAGCAACATTACCTTGTTCTCAGCTTATAAAATATTCAATCCAAAATGTAGAATACATGTAATGATTAACATACATTTTTAAATTTATTATAAGTAGAGGATTAAATCCAAGATGCACTTTCATTTTGGATTGGCGTAAGCATCTTTTCTCCTGAAGTAATAAGCAGATGCGGGATTGCTCAAAAACATATCATATTTCTGACCGCGGACGACAAAAATTAACTTAATTTTGCCACCCATGAAACGATATATTTCTGATAGATGGGTTGATTTTGCGATAATCAGTGCGGTCGGATGGATAATCTCAGGTTTGCTGATTTTTAACATGGGTAATGCGAATTTATTCCTGATGATCAATAAGTTACATCACCCTACGACAGACATGTTTTTCAGATACTTCACACATCTGGGTGATGGTGTTTTTTACATCTTAGTCATTATCATATTCCTTTTTGTCAATAAAAGATGGTTTTTTCATTTGCTGTCAGGGTTTATTTTTACATCGATAATATCTAGAATCGGAAAAGATTTGATTTTTACCGAGGCACTCAGGCCAAAAAAGTATTTTGAAGAGTCAAATATTATTATCCGGACCATTCAGGATATGGATATACATCATTACAACAGTTTTCCGTCAGGACATACGATGATGGCATTTTCATTATTTCTGTTATTGGGGTTATACCTTGACAGAAAGCGATTTGTGATAATATGTGCTGCAACGGCGTGGCTTGTGGCTTTCTCCCGGGTATATCTGTCACAGCATTTTCCGATAGATGTGTTAGTGGGTTCGGGATTGGGATTCATTACAACGACATTGTCATACCTATGGGTGGAAAATCTCATCCAGAAAGGCAAATTATCAAACCCCGATAAGCCATATATAAAGATATAAAATGAATCTTTTAAAAACGGACAGACAGCTTTTATTCCTGATAGCATTAGCGATATGCTGCTTTTTCCCGTTTTTGGGTGCCGCACATCTTTTTGATTGGGACGAACTCAATTTTGCAGAGTCAGCGAGAGAAATGCTGATAACCAAAGACTATTTCAGGGTATATATAGATTTTGAGCCATTCACGGAAAAACCTCCACTTTTTTTCTGGCTTCAGGCATTATCCATGAAAATATTCGGAGTCAATGAATTTGCTGCAAGATTTCCCAACGCGGTTTTAGGAATTGTGGTCATTCTCTTCATTTATCAGTTGGGCAAAAAATTGGTGAACAATGATTTTGGTTTTATCTGGGCATTTGCGTTTATAGGTTCTATACTTCCGCATCTGTATTTTCGTTCCGGCATTATTGATCCGGTATTCAATTTTTTTATGTTTGCCGCGATGGTGCATTTATTCTTTTCCGTAAAATCGGGTCCGGGTTCTACATCCTATTCTTCTTCGGCATACGCCGGACTATTTACCGGATTGGCGGTACTGACCAAAGGACCGGTAGGATTTCTGATCGTGGCTTTGAGTTTTTTGGTTTATTGGGCTTTCAGAAGGTTCAGCAAACTGACAGATTTTAGGAATATACTGATCTATGCATTCTCAACATTTATTGTAACCTGTGCCTGGTACGGAGTGGAGACATACAGAAACGGAACAGATTTTCTGCGGGCATTTATTGTCAGACAGGTTGAGATTTTTACTACAAGCGATGCCGGTCACGGACAACCATTTTATTACCATTTTGTGGTATTGTTGATCGGGTGTTTTCCGGTTTCTTTTCTGGCATTACGAAGTTTTTTTGTAAAATCGGATGAACCAACCATGAATCAAGATGCAGAAGACTTCAAAAAGTGGATGATTGCCGTTTTTTGTGTGGTGCTCACAATATTCAGCATCAGTACCACAAAGATTGTACATTATTCTTCGATGGCTTATTATCCCTTAACTTTTCTGGCGGCATATCATATCTGCTTAATTCGTCGACCACATACAGGTTGGTTTAATCTGACCATCTTTCCGGCTATTTTCATCACT
The genomic region above belongs to Saprospiraceae bacterium and contains:
- a CDS encoding T9SS type A sorting domain-containing protein is translated as MTISSKLISLLLIASAILQSRMADAQSKYDYTWIIGYDYTTDTAQGGYADAAEGMIIDFNQKPQTITLHPIPYHMRSINVISHPQTGQLQYYTNGCSIINANHEVMDNGHDINKSLYHNYYCNNGTDSFHSDFNAMVSLPAPDIENVYYLIHRRRNIERPSYTDILYSVIDLNQNEGLGRVSKKNELIHKAKEMALGFQTACKHSNGRDWWIIAWERYQPKYHVFLLDETGIKYYHTKITGPAGPDSAGQATFSPDGKYHIWYDLNSGVYIYDFDRNTGELSNPRSMVINEPYEYGRGGVSFSPNSRFAYLSSQNSLYQLDMEESDIRQGMVLIDTIDYITRLGIRLDFTYSMLAPDCRIYISTGFAWYFMHIIHHPDEKGLACGLEKRALTFPFPNSNSAIPNMVHYRMDETSVCDPTLVSVFPQEWYNHKITVYPNPASDFIHIHTPKSGRIMISSISGNVRIETPSTAGETSINIADLPSGIYFMQYMSTDGNRFSTKFIKI
- a CDS encoding glycosyltransferase family 39 protein, with protein sequence MNLLKTDRQLLFLIALAICCFFPFLGAAHLFDWDELNFAESAREMLITKDYFRVYIDFEPFTEKPPLFFWLQALSMKIFGVNEFAARFPNAVLGIVVILFIYQLGKKLVNNDFGFIWAFAFIGSILPHLYFRSGIIDPVFNFFMFAAMVHLFFSVKSGPGSTSYSSSAYAGLFTGLAVLTKGPVGFLIVALSFLVYWAFRRFSKLTDFRNILIYAFSTFIVTCAWYGVETYRNGTDFLRAFIVRQVEIFTTSDAGHGQPFYYHFVVLLIGCFPVSFLALRSFFVKSDEPTMNQDAEDFKKWMIAVFCVVLTIFSISTTKIVHYSSMAYYPLTFLAAYHICLIRRPHTGWFNLTIFPAIFITLFLGLSFTLIGMFPVVKEKLIPMIKDEFVTGNLSAQVQWSGYEWMIGITFLVGCIFGWVKFFQKDVRTGAIRLFAVTAITVLLFTSIVVPKIEQYTQGANIRFFQSLKGQDVYVGTFGYKSYAPYFYTDKQPKNIRTQNFEYLLETDFDIPVYLSAKNTSREEMSRFPVFELIREENGFLFYVKKPKNIQNSE
- a CDS encoding biopolymer transporter ExbD, with product MKTIRNTHKEITAGSMADIAFLLLIFFLVATTINEDKGLLVRLPEFTNDPPPPMPVRERNIFGVLVNAENHLMVRGASMNITELRENVKLFIQNPVHDPKMSENPKQAIISLRNDRGTSYQTYIQVYNELIAAYHELWDEMSWNQYKKSFSELSADQQKGIKQVIPLVISEAEPTEYGSEK
- a CDS encoding phosphatase PAP2 family protein, coding for MKRYISDRWVDFAIISAVGWIISGLLIFNMGNANLFLMINKLHHPTTDMFFRYFTHLGDGVFYILVIIIFLFVNKRWFFHLLSGFIFTSIISRIGKDLIFTEALRPKKYFEESNIIIRTIQDMDIHHYNSFPSGHTMMAFSLFLLLGLYLDRKRFVIICAATAWLVAFSRVYLSQHFPIDVLVGSGLGFITTTLSYLWVENLIQKGKLSNPDKPYIKI